One genomic region from Candidatus Zixiibacteriota bacterium encodes:
- a CDS encoding Wzz/FepE/Etk N-terminal domain-containing protein: protein MDDNKSRQIDVKEILALVLRRKWLIILPVIVITIVAAVGTRFLTPKYSSSTIVWIDRSSSVSRELLNIVGERRETREELQSRQLALETEITSKNFLIQLIQELKLDNDPEITRQAAKARESAPEFSLEQLKYNMLVERLRKQISVTFHGYDQIKITVESASPILARDMADKLAEILARERAKYELERILDNQAFTDMQLEKTEYYYRLAVDSMNAAQARLSRLRLPENVTSEENQAAILSSIDKVNLEQIDLNRELESLVKNLRQFNLGEARLRYTDTMLDLRTAIDGLVSTYGEMMEKYEWSAQNVISVNIRLNTQIKDLEHVIAQAVRTQFGAYPTNQQDLLTRYFVVQENLDISNSKERGLERPLDDLRQRMAMIPRLESEIAELQSRVEEARRYRDAFRSEETTVGILSEQVKDRTKYHVIEPAALALVPVWPDKPKIILLGFVLGLALGGCFVFLTELLDNSFRRVDEVESVLGIEVLAAIPKVDELKVIR from the coding sequence GTGGATGACAATAAGTCTCGACAGATCGATGTAAAAGAAATACTTGCCTTAGTTCTCAGGCGCAAGTGGCTGATTATCCTCCCCGTAATCGTCATTACCATCGTGGCTGCGGTGGGCACTCGTTTTTTGACGCCCAAGTACAGTTCATCGACTATCGTGTGGATCGACAGGTCTTCGAGTGTCTCCCGCGAACTTCTCAACATCGTGGGTGAGCGCCGCGAGACTCGTGAGGAACTTCAGAGCCGGCAATTGGCGTTGGAAACGGAAATTACTTCCAAGAATTTCCTGATTCAACTGATTCAGGAATTGAAGCTTGATAATGATCCTGAAATTACGCGCCAGGCCGCCAAGGCCAGGGAATCGGCCCCCGAGTTTTCACTGGAGCAGCTGAAGTACAATATGTTGGTCGAGAGACTCCGCAAGCAAATATCGGTGACTTTCCACGGGTATGACCAGATTAAAATTACCGTTGAGTCGGCGAGTCCGATTCTGGCGCGTGATATGGCTGACAAACTTGCGGAGATTCTGGCCCGGGAGAGAGCCAAATATGAACTTGAGAGGATTCTGGACAACCAGGCATTTACCGACATGCAGCTGGAGAAAACGGAATATTATTATCGACTCGCCGTGGATTCCATGAATGCCGCGCAAGCCAGGCTATCGAGACTCCGTTTGCCGGAGAATGTCACATCGGAAGAGAACCAGGCTGCGATTCTTTCCAGTATCGATAAGGTAAACCTTGAGCAAATTGATCTCAATCGAGAACTGGAGTCGCTCGTAAAAAATCTGCGTCAGTTCAATCTCGGGGAAGCGAGGCTGCGCTATACTGACACCATGCTGGATCTGAGAACCGCCATTGACGGTTTGGTATCGACCTATGGCGAGATGATGGAAAAATACGAGTGGAGCGCGCAGAACGTCATTAGCGTGAATATCCGGCTGAACACACAGATCAAGGACCTGGAGCACGTTATAGCGCAGGCTGTGAGGACACAATTCGGAGCCTATCCGACGAATCAGCAGGATTTGCTCACGAGGTACTTTGTAGTGCAGGAAAATCTGGACATTTCAAACTCCAAAGAACGGGGCCTTGAACGTCCGCTGGACGATTTGAGACAGAGGATGGCAATGATTCCGAGACTGGAATCGGAGATCGCCGAACTTCAAAGCCGCGTGGAGGAGGCGAGACGCTACCGTGATGCCTTTAGATCGGAGGAGACCACGGTTGGTATTTTATCGGAGCAGGTTAAGGATAGAACCAAGTATCACGTCATCGAACCGGCTGCGTTAGCGCTTGTGCCGGTCTGGCCGGATAAGCCGAAGATAATCCTGCTTGGCTTTGTTCTCGGCCTCGCCCTGGGGGGATGTTTCGTTTTTCTCACGGAGTTATTGGATAATTCTTTTAGACGGGTAGATGAGGTGGAATCGGTCCTGGGCATAGAGGTGCTCGCCGCAATTCCGAAAGTAGATGAGCTAAAGGTGATTCGTTAG
- a CDS encoding polysaccharide biosynthesis/export family protein — MKHMKFRTYIVAAMLFMAVGYAVGAEYRIGPSDLLEIRFWQDPDLNVDVRVGQDGMISLDIIGQIQAAGKTTIELQNDIVRQMSRLNTRVSQAVVRVIDYQYQYVFVKGQVLNPGKLTFEEIPDLWTIINEAGGITETGDLTRVTIIRGGTDAGKIEVVDVIEAIESGRLDQLPGIRRQDTIEIPRTPAGIPSADISQQVTRKNVIYVIGAVNVPGPITFQDDVDMMEALALAGGPTIDADMKKARIITKDGYYAQTIEINLEKYSQQGVPSRYIMKKEDTFVLPYRRDSFLGIGLTGAATVVGIITSGVLLYDALTRDTGTTGR; from the coding sequence ATGAAACATATGAAATTCAGAACGTACATAGTTGCTGCCATGCTGTTTATGGCAGTTGGATATGCTGTGGGAGCCGAATACCGCATAGGCCCCAGTGATCTTCTGGAGATAAGATTCTGGCAGGACCCCGACCTCAACGTTGATGTGAGGGTGGGACAAGATGGGATGATAAGCCTGGATATTATTGGCCAGATTCAGGCGGCCGGAAAGACGACGATTGAGCTGCAAAACGACATTGTCCGCCAAATGTCTCGTCTGAATACCAGGGTCTCACAGGCTGTAGTGCGGGTGATTGACTATCAGTATCAGTACGTTTTCGTTAAGGGGCAGGTTTTGAATCCCGGTAAACTGACTTTTGAAGAGATTCCGGACCTTTGGACGATAATCAACGAAGCAGGTGGAATCACCGAAACGGGCGATTTGACCCGGGTCACGATCATCCGCGGAGGTACCGACGCCGGCAAGATCGAGGTTGTGGATGTGATCGAGGCGATTGAATCCGGCAGGCTTGACCAGTTGCCCGGGATTCGTCGTCAGGACACGATTGAAATACCCAGAACACCGGCCGGTATTCCGTCGGCTGATATCAGTCAGCAGGTGACACGCAAAAATGTGATATACGTTATCGGAGCGGTTAACGTGCCGGGGCCGATTACTTTTCAGGACGATGTTGATATGATGGAGGCTCTGGCGCTGGCGGGTGGCCCAACCATTGACGCGGACATGAAAAAAGCGCGTATAATCACTAAGGATGGTTATTACGCCCAGACAATCGAAATCAATCTGGAGAAATACTCTCAGCAGGGTGTTCCGTCACGGTACATTATGAAGAAGGAAGACACTTTTGTTCTGCCATATCGGCGGGACAGTTTTCTCGGTATCGGTTTGACCGGAGCCGCCACAGTGGTCGGTATAATCACTTCGGGTGTACTTTTGTATGATGCTCTTACCAGGGATACTGGCACGACCGGTCGATAA
- a CDS encoding GGDEF domain-containing protein translates to MVLQDVLITLLALLSALLGFLLLRRIRAERYSNAAIRSMRLEDFSDFLRSNSVEGSIVEVARKVSELLINSFGCDRIVFVRKKRGSLDLNYYHGIKGFNRTDFHAVYSDEMAGVLKSDFLPRPVERLRRFLPVKFREHLDKFGMNIYFPVLWRDNVYGIYFVRSNYEINSPSFAFLVASLAQSLSAAYHIKWHESKYDALHKQVSQATHRPPAVVPQEQSSAARFLKLVRHRNTETVVTRLIDNFRDATGVTRLAYVYSARNAGNAPTVLKHGMSSSLETPSDESLRELALVLDGRPLWAVSELDRTSPTITGWVERLKANGLEYVASFPPTGRRSGILAWGGGQDATEVQKQLELFKANAFHLVENAESFERVEELSYTDDLTGLANQRYFFRRLYEEINRAKRYDRTLALIIFDLDELKYINDTYGHLAGDSILRQMGDILRGSIRAIDVVARYGGDEFCAIMPEADSQMCMRFMNRLQSEIVAYKFVVDDIPGPINCTVSMGAAIYPDHADESKKLIFAADMALLKAKETGRNKSLIYSATH, encoded by the coding sequence ATGGTATTGCAGGACGTATTAATAACGCTCCTGGCATTGCTGAGTGCTCTACTCGGTTTTCTTCTGCTGAGGCGTATCAGGGCAGAGAGGTACTCAAATGCCGCGATAAGGAGCATGCGGCTGGAGGATTTCTCCGATTTCCTTCGCTCGAACAGCGTCGAGGGGAGTATCGTCGAGGTCGCCCGCAAGGTGTCGGAACTACTGATAAATTCCTTTGGCTGCGACCGAATCGTGTTTGTCCGCAAGAAACGGGGGAGCCTGGACCTCAACTATTATCACGGAATTAAGGGGTTCAATCGAACTGATTTTCACGCGGTCTACAGTGACGAAATGGCCGGTGTCCTGAAAAGCGATTTTCTCCCGCGACCGGTGGAGCGCCTGCGCAGGTTTCTCCCCGTTAAATTCCGGGAACATCTCGATAAATTCGGGATGAACATCTATTTCCCGGTCCTGTGGCGGGACAATGTGTATGGCATCTACTTCGTGCGCAGCAATTACGAAATTAACTCGCCGTCCTTTGCCTTTCTCGTTGCCAGTCTGGCCCAGTCTTTGTCGGCGGCCTATCACATAAAATGGCATGAATCCAAGTACGACGCGCTGCACAAGCAGGTGTCCCAAGCCACTCATCGGCCGCCGGCGGTCGTGCCGCAGGAACAATCTTCAGCGGCCAGGTTTCTCAAACTGGTGCGGCATCGTAATACCGAGACTGTCGTAACCAGGCTGATTGACAACTTCCGTGACGCTACGGGAGTCACGCGGTTGGCCTATGTTTACAGTGCGCGAAATGCCGGCAACGCTCCGACGGTATTGAAGCATGGTATGAGTTCTTCGCTGGAAACACCGAGCGATGAATCGCTTCGCGAACTGGCCTTGGTTCTCGACGGCAGACCGCTGTGGGCGGTGTCTGAATTGGATAGAACATCACCGACTATAACCGGATGGGTGGAGCGTCTTAAGGCTAATGGTCTGGAGTATGTAGCTTCATTCCCACCGACCGGCCGTCGCAGCGGCATACTGGCCTGGGGCGGAGGGCAGGACGCCACAGAAGTACAAAAGCAACTCGAGTTGTTTAAAGCCAATGCCTTTCATCTGGTGGAAAACGCCGAATCTTTTGAAAGAGTTGAGGAGTTATCGTATACTGATGATCTCACGGGCCTGGCCAATCAGCGTTACTTTTTCAGACGGCTTTACGAAGAAATTAACCGTGCCAAGCGTTATGACCGGACGCTCGCGCTTATCATTTTCGATCTTGATGAACTAAAGTATATAAACGACACCTACGGTCATCTTGCCGGCGACAGCATCCTTCGCCAGATGGGAGATATTCTTCGCGGGTCGATCCGCGCCATTGACGTGGTGGCCCGGTATGGCGGCGACGAGTTTTGCGCCATTATGCCTGAGGCAGATAGCCAGATGTGCATGCGTTTTATGAATCGTCTCCAATCCGAAATAGTCGCATACAAGTTCGTGGTTGATGATATTCCCGGGCCGATAAATTGCACTGTATCGATGGGGGCGGCAATTTATCCGGACCATGCTGATGAATCTAAGAAGCTCATTTTCGCGGCTGACATGGCTCTTTTGAAGGCAAAGGAGACAGGCCGTAACAAATCCCTCATCTACAGCGCAACGCATTGA
- a CDS encoding STAS domain-containing protein: MDNISISLSEGAGNEVSEIRVDGVIDTLTAGELEEVIDSLLKRQRYNLVVDLAGVDYISSAGWGIFISHIKEVRANGGDIKLANMISNVHEIYELLEFDNVLAAYTSVDEARDAFVGFGEPGEKKKDKS; the protein is encoded by the coding sequence ATGGACAACATATCAATATCTCTATCGGAAGGCGCCGGCAACGAAGTGTCCGAGATTCGGGTTGATGGCGTGATCGATACTCTGACAGCGGGCGAACTCGAGGAAGTTATCGATTCTCTGCTGAAAAGGCAGCGGTATAACCTTGTGGTGGATCTGGCCGGTGTGGATTACATATCATCGGCGGGCTGGGGTATATTCATATCACACATCAAGGAAGTGCGGGCCAATGGTGGAGATATCAAACTGGCCAATATGATTTCCAACGTTCATGAGATATACGAACTGCTCGAATTCGACAACGTGTTAGCCGCCTACACATCGGTTGATGAGGCGCGTGATGCCTTCGTGGGTTTCGGCGAACCGGGCGAAAAAAAAAAGGACAAAAGCTGA
- a CDS encoding SpoIIE family protein phosphatase, with translation MFRRPIKEINAEFIAEEKFLDSIQRTVRESCTAASMSRKDTAAVLLAMEEGATNIIRHAYLYEKGIIRLRIVIYKNLIVFSLIDFGRSFQPSGTGALDLERLVESGRKGGLGFYMIQKIMDSVEYISTAGFNELRMMKHISEPSPVGRTFLRRLFTLRVKFSVWTFIIMSVIIGVSIYYFDYRTSEQMYTHKHETVQALAKTIADQAGGYFINRRSDVEFDELIVSYRRANPELRLIVLTDASGLIRAHSDDIRNIRRLYQPPAQVDTSIVNKPQTMDTQWETLSYLVTPIMSGERVIGDVHVTYSTANIYFKLAESRKKTFLLILVLVIIGIAGIYLLSNYFVNPILNITRRVRRFTSGELESELPLTGAEEFFEISKAFNQMMTRLSQDQKNIVEREKMAKEIEVASEIQKTLLPRQLPNLPSLEIDAFYRAASVIGGDLYDIFAISENRYCITVADVSGKGVPASLVMSILRTVIQIRADEKSSARDILIKVNDYLTENIPAGMFITVFLVIYDAAKHRISFVSAGHNPMLFYRSDEKSLSLLNPKGMPLGMPLADGVSFADSLEESSLTLSHDDLFFIFTDGITEARDRDNRQYGMDRLTGFLDSYLSENGTADVASLSKAIVNELDDFTGFQKTTDDVTFVVARCNLAVESVRATSRPSVQVKKLGAESANENPG, from the coding sequence ATGTTCCGTCGCCCGATTAAAGAAATAAACGCTGAATTCATTGCCGAGGAAAAATTCCTCGACAGTATTCAGAGAACCGTGAGGGAGAGCTGCACGGCCGCCTCGATGTCGCGCAAGGATACGGCGGCGGTGCTGCTGGCTATGGAGGAGGGGGCGACCAATATTATCCGTCATGCCTATCTGTACGAGAAGGGCATAATCCGCCTGCGTATTGTTATCTATAAAAATCTCATTGTCTTCTCTCTGATTGATTTTGGCCGTTCATTCCAGCCCAGCGGGACGGGCGCCCTGGATCTCGAGCGGCTGGTGGAATCCGGTCGCAAGGGGGGGCTCGGCTTCTACATGATTCAGAAGATCATGGATTCGGTCGAATACATCTCCACCGCCGGGTTCAATGAACTGCGGATGATGAAACACATCAGCGAGCCTTCACCGGTGGGGCGTACATTCCTGAGGCGACTTTTCACCCTCCGGGTGAAATTCTCGGTGTGGACTTTCATAATCATGTCGGTCATCATCGGGGTCTCCATCTATTATTTCGATTATCGAACATCCGAGCAGATGTACACCCATAAGCACGAAACCGTTCAGGCGCTTGCCAAGACGATTGCTGATCAGGCGGGCGGGTATTTCATAAATCGACGGTCGGATGTTGAGTTTGATGAGTTGATCGTCAGCTACCGGCGGGCTAACCCCGAACTGAGACTGATAGTTCTCACAGATGCCTCGGGTCTGATCAGGGCTCATTCGGACGACATCCGCAATATCAGGCGCCTCTACCAACCGCCGGCACAGGTGGATACTTCGATTGTAAACAAGCCACAAACCATGGACACCCAGTGGGAAACCCTTTCTTATCTGGTGACCCCAATTATGTCGGGAGAGAGGGTCATTGGTGATGTCCACGTCACATATTCCACCGCCAATATCTATTTCAAGTTGGCGGAATCGCGCAAAAAGACATTTCTGCTTATACTCGTGCTGGTGATAATCGGTATTGCCGGTATTTACCTTCTCTCGAATTACTTCGTGAACCCGATTCTCAATATCACGCGCAGGGTCAGGCGGTTTACCTCGGGAGAATTGGAATCGGAGCTTCCTTTAACCGGCGCCGAGGAGTTTTTTGAAATCAGTAAGGCCTTTAACCAGATGATGACCCGTCTGAGCCAGGACCAGAAGAATATAGTCGAGCGTGAAAAGATGGCCAAGGAGATCGAAGTAGCTTCGGAGATTCAGAAGACTTTGCTGCCACGTCAGTTGCCGAATCTTCCAAGCCTCGAGATCGATGCTTTCTATCGGGCGGCCTCGGTGATCGGAGGAGACCTTTACGATATTTTCGCGATTAGCGAGAATCGGTACTGTATAACGGTTGCTGATGTATCGGGTAAGGGAGTTCCGGCCTCTCTGGTAATGTCAATATTGAGGACGGTTATTCAGATCCGGGCCGATGAGAAGTCTTCGGCCCGCGATATTCTGATAAAAGTAAACGACTATTTGACGGAGAATATACCGGCAGGTATGTTTATCACGGTTTTTCTGGTGATATACGATGCCGCCAAACATCGGATCAGCTTCGTGTCTGCCGGACACAACCCGATGCTTTTTTACAGGTCCGACGAGAAAAGTCTTTCTTTGCTCAATCCCAAGGGAATGCCGCTGGGGATGCCGTTGGCCGATGGGGTTTCTTTCGCCGACAGTCTTGAGGAGTCGAGTTTGACGCTCAGCCACGACGATCTGTTCTTCATTTTCACCGATGGCATTACGGAGGCCAGGGACCGGGACAACCGCCAGTATGGTATGGATCGCCTGACGGGCTTTTTGGACAGCTATCTTTCGGAGAACGGGACGGCGGATGTGGCGTCGCTTTCAAAGGCGATCGTAAACGAACTGGACGATTTTACCGGTTTTCAGAAAACCACCGATGACGTGACTTTTGTGGTGGCACGTTGCAACCTTGCGGTGGAGTCTGTCCGGGCAACATCGAGACCATCGGTGCAAGTCAAGAAGCTTGGGGCCGAGTCGGCCAATGAGAATCCGGGCTGA
- a CDS encoding PorV/PorQ family protein: protein MMSRLRLNILVLSAVLLAASSMAGDAGQESPFSAGAGARALGMGGAFTSLANDASTMYYNPAGLPVLESQEISLMHMDLFEGTVYNFAGWVYPDVKLGGFGIAYMRIGTDDIIRRENFVETGSFDYSHSQFLISYGQRLQGGLSLGLSFKIVNQSLDDLSAYGIGFDLGMLARVNKYVRAGLVVRDMVPAELELDHSSEITPITVAGGLSLNNLAFSDQTSLNAAFELEKIENRTVRVHTGLELLYNETYALRAGYDRDNLSFGAGLKYRRLKIDYAYRVLEFLDDSHRFSLSFLIGPSITKQLRRSEMLEERRGSVLLEGERQKQFEFYREKADSYYSNFRLDSALVYYQRALAFDEDNEEIVGKIAAIENALTVQLEEQQKIRSTRLELQKSIENYYAQAENFFAKKYYQAALDMLNLIFDINPNYLEATDLKREIEDAITRDIALEFDKARTAEQEKNSVAALESYNRILELDPGNEEAIANREKVAASLDIAQQLNRGIELFNAGSYSRARAAFGAVILADRQNPVAIEYLRKIDALQEKQVTLEDLQKDRVVWQHYLDGLRYMRNKEYEKAIESWNKVLEVYPNNVNTLNNIEQARLRLQSEESD from the coding sequence ATGATGTCGAGGCTTCGATTAAACATATTGGTTCTCTCTGCGGTGCTGCTCGCGGCTTCGTCTATGGCCGGTGATGCCGGTCAGGAATCGCCGTTTTCCGCTGGGGCGGGCGCGCGGGCGCTGGGTATGGGGGGAGCCTTTACTTCTCTGGCCAACGATGCATCGACGATGTATTACAATCCGGCCGGTCTTCCGGTTTTGGAGAGCCAGGAGATCTCCCTGATGCACATGGATCTTTTCGAGGGTACCGTCTACAATTTTGCGGGATGGGTTTATCCCGATGTCAAGCTGGGCGGTTTCGGAATAGCCTATATGCGGATTGGGACCGATGATATTATCAGGCGTGAGAATTTTGTCGAGACCGGAAGCTTCGATTACTCGCATTCACAGTTTTTGATTTCTTACGGCCAGCGTCTACAGGGCGGGTTATCTCTCGGTCTGAGTTTTAAGATTGTCAATCAGTCGCTTGATGACCTTTCGGCCTATGGCATCGGATTTGATCTGGGTATGCTGGCGCGTGTGAACAAGTATGTGCGGGCCGGATTGGTTGTGCGCGATATGGTGCCGGCCGAACTGGAGCTGGATCACTCTTCGGAAATTACCCCGATCACTGTCGCGGGAGGTTTATCATTGAACAACCTCGCATTCAGCGACCAGACCAGCCTGAACGCCGCCTTCGAACTGGAGAAAATTGAGAACCGGACCGTCCGGGTTCACACCGGATTGGAACTACTGTACAACGAGACTTACGCGCTTCGCGCCGGTTACGATCGTGACAACTTGTCGTTCGGGGCGGGCCTGAAATACCGACGGCTGAAGATCGATTATGCGTACAGGGTCCTGGAGTTTCTCGATGACAGCCATCGATTCTCCCTGTCGTTCCTGATAGGTCCTTCCATCACCAAGCAGCTCAGGCGCTCCGAGATGCTCGAAGAGCGGCGGGGGTCGGTGCTGCTCGAAGGGGAAAGGCAGAAACAGTTCGAGTTCTACCGGGAGAAGGCCGACAGTTACTATTCCAATTTCCGTCTGGATTCGGCGCTTGTTTATTATCAGCGCGCTCTGGCCTTTGATGAAGACAATGAGGAAATTGTCGGTAAAATCGCGGCGATTGAGAACGCTCTGACGGTGCAGCTTGAGGAACAGCAGAAGATTCGGTCGACAAGGCTGGAACTTCAGAAATCTATCGAAAATTACTACGCGCAGGCCGAGAATTTCTTCGCCAAGAAGTACTATCAGGCGGCGCTTGACATGCTGAACCTGATTTTTGACATCAATCCGAATTACCTCGAGGCCACCGACCTCAAGCGAGAAATCGAGGATGCGATAACCAGGGATATAGCGCTTGAGTTTGATAAGGCTCGAACCGCCGAACAGGAGAAAAACTCCGTGGCGGCTTTGGAATCCTATAACAGGATTCTGGAACTTGATCCCGGCAACGAAGAGGCGATTGCCAACCGTGAAAAGGTAGCGGCCAGTCTGGATATAGCCCAGCAGCTAAATCGCGGTATAGAGCTGTTTAACGCCGGTTCGTATTCCAGGGCAAGGGCGGCTTTTGGCGCGGTAATCCTTGCCGACCGGCAGAATCCGGTGGCTATCGAATACCTCAGGAAGATCGATGCTCTGCAGGAGAAACAGGTTACCCTCGAGGACCTTCAGAAGGACCGCGTTGTGTGGCAGCATTACCTCGACGGCCTGCGCTATATGCGCAATAAAGAGTATGAGAAGGCCATAGAGTCCTGGAATAAGGTTCTGGAGGTCTATCCCAACAACGTGAATACCCTCAATAACATCGAACAGGCGCGCCTTCGTCTGCAATCGGAGGAGTCCGATTAA